The DNA sequence CGCTGGCGTTTTGCGTCGCCTCCGCCTTCCTCTCGGCCTTTCTCGACGCCCTGACCGTCGTCGCAGTGGTAATTAGCGTCGCCGTTGGCTTTTATGGCATTTATCACAAGGTTGCGTCAGCGCGGCCGGACGATGACGATATGCTCGACGATAGCCATATCGATCAGCACTATCGCGATGTGCTGGAGCAGTTTCGCGGGTTCTTACGTAGCCTGATGATGCATGCCGGCGTTGGCACCGCCCTCGGAGGCGTCATGACCATGGTCGGTGAACCGCAGAATCTGATCATTGCCAAAGCGGTTGGCTGGCATTTTGGCGAGTTCTTCCTGCGGATGCTCCCTGTCACCTTACCGGTGCTCTCCTGCGGCCTGATAACCTGCCTGCTGCTGGAGAAATTCCGCCTGTTCGGCTACGGCGAACCGCTGCCGCCTACCGTGCGCAAAGTGCTGGAGGATTTTGACCAGCGCAGCCGCCAGAGCCGTAGCCGTCAGGATCGCCTGCGTCTTATTGCCCAGGGGATTATCGGCGTATGGTTAATTATTGCGCTGGCGCTACACCTTGCTGAAGTCGGCCTGATTGGCCTGTCTGTAATCATTCTGGCGACCACCTTCTCCGGCATCACCGATGAGCACGCCATTGGCAAGGCGTTTACCGAAGCTCTGCCGTTTACCGCGCTGCTGACGGTCTTCTTTGCCATCGTGGCGGTGATTATCGATCAGCACCTGTTCGCCCCGGTCATTGATTTTGTTCTACAGGCATCGCCGCACGCTCAGCTCTCGCTGTTTTATCTGTTTAACGGCCTGCTGTCGTCGATATCAGATAACGTTTTCGTCGGCACCGTCTACATCAACGAAGTGAAAGCCGCGCTCGAACAGGGCACCATCAGTTTGCCGCAGTTTGAGCTGCTGGCGGTAGCGATTAATACCGGCACTAACCTGCCATCCGTCGCCACGCCGAACGGTCAGGCAGCCTTCCTGTTTCTGCTGACTTCCGCGTTGGCCCCGCTGATTCGCCTTTCCTATGGGCGAATGGTGTGGATGGCGTTGCCCTATACTATCGTCCTGACTCTGGTGGGTCTGGCATGCGTTGAGTTTACCTTGATGCCGGCGACTCAGTGGATGCTGGATCATGGCTGGCTGGTTACGCCGCAGCTGCTCAAATAAAATCCCCCTTGCCCGGAGCGAAAATCCGGGCATCCCTGTTCCTTTACGCAATATTTTCAGACTAGCTGCTGGCGTCGCTTCGGTTTTCGTTTACACTGCCATGATTTAGCATGTTCCAGGGAAATGATTATGTTGCGATATTTAAACCAGTGCTCACGGGGACGCGGTGCCTGGCTCCTGATGGCGCTAACCGCCTTCATTCTTGAATTAGTGGCTTTGTGGTTCCAGCACGTGATGTTGCTGCAACCGTGCGTAATGTGTATTTACGAGCGCTGTGCGCTGTTTGGCATTATGGGGGCGGGTATTGTTGGCGCCATTGCGCCTAAATCGCCGCTGCGCTACGTAGCCATTATGATTTGGCTCTACAGCGCCTTACGCGGTCTGCAGCTGGCATGGGAGCACACCATGATCCAGCTGCATCCATCCCCTTTCCAGACCTGCGATTTTGCCGCTCGTTTCCCGACGTGGCTGCCGCTGGATAAATGGCTGCCTCAGGTTTTCGTTGCTAGCGGGGACTGCTCGGTACGCCAGTGGGAATTCCTGACGCTGGAGATGCCGCAGTGGCTGGTCGGGATCTTTGCAGCCTATCTGGTGGTCGGTGTGCTGGTTCTTATCGCGCAGCCGTTTAAACCTAAAAAACGCGATCTCTTCGGCCGCTAAGACCAATTGCTGGTAAAAGCGCTCCTCCGGGAGCGTTTTTTTTGCCCGTAAGCTAGCGTTGATGACATGAAGTTATCGAGCAAAACGGCGATGCGCAGTTCAATATCAACTTTTGGGTCGCAGATGAGGCCGGCCTGTTCCATGCGAAGAAAAGTGATTACGCGCCTTACTGCGCCCAGTCTGGCTTATTTAAAATATGATCCTGCCAGTCAACGACGGTGGACTCTTTCACCGCAATATGACGAATGGAAATACGCTCACCATGCATTGCCACCTTCGAGCCGGTTAACAGCGGATGCCAGTGCGGCAAAGGCTTACCTTCCGCCAGCAGACGATAGGCGCAGGTCGGCGGCAGCCATTCAAACGTCGGCAAATTGTCGCGCGTTAACTTAATGCAGTCCGGCTCATATTCGAAGCGGCGCTCATAGTTACGGCACTGGCAGGTCTTAATATTGAGCTGACGGCAGGCGACGTTGGTGAAATAGATTTCATCGGTATCTTCATCCATCAGCTTATGCAGGCAGCACTGTCCGCAGCCATCGCAAAGTGATTCCCACTCCGCATCGCTCATTTCGTCCAGCGTTTTTTGTTGCCAGAAAGGTTGTTCGCTCATTGGGATGTCCGTCATTGCAATTCAGGGTGCACCTTATAACCAGTCTGGCACGCCGATGCAAGTTTTGCCGCCCGGCGAAGGCGGCAAGCGGGCGTTACAGCACGCGGGTGGTTAGCGAGAATCCGTTGAAACCGACTTCCAGTTCGTCGCCGCTGCTTAACGGCCCCACGCCTTCCGGGGTACCGGTCAGCACCACATCACCGGCCTTCAGGGTGAAGAAGCGCGACATATAGGCGATAAGCGGGACGATTTTATGAATCATGTCGGCCGTCGAGCCCTGCTGACGGACATCGCCGTTCACCTTCAGGCTCAGCGTCGTATTCTGCGCGTCGCCCTGAAACTCGGCGGCGGGAATAAATCCAGAAATCGGACAGGAATTGTCAAAGCCTTTCGCCTTTTCCCAGGGCTGACCGGCCTTTTTCATTTTACCCTGCAGATCGCGCAGAGTCAGATCCAGCGCCACGCCATAGCCGGCGATGGCTTTGAGCACATGTTCTTCAGTTGCCTGACGCAGCGTACCGCCAATCAGCACCGCCAGCTCCACTTCATGATGCACCGACCCCAGCCCTTCAGGAAGCACCAACGGCTGGCGGATATCGCATAGCGCCGTCTCTGGTTTAATAAACAGCACCGGCTCTTCCGGCGTCGCGCTGCCCATCTCCAGAATGTGCTTTGCATAGTTACTGCCCACACAAACTACCTTGCTTACCGGATAATCCAGTAGCGCCCCCTGCCAGTTATGATGTTGGTACATTATTTTCCCTCTGTGGGTTAATCAGATTTATTCCCCTGTTCCGCCAGGTGTTTCTTGAGTAAGTTTTCAGACGGTGGAGGAAGTTGAAGGTAATAGCCCTGATCGGTCAGCGCCTGTTTCACTTTATCCAAATCGGCATGAATGAGTTTTTTTCGTCCATCGAGCGGCAAAATCATTGCCAATTTAGGCGTACCGAAGCTATACATTAATTCGTCGGGAACGCGGGAGAAATCGTCCTTTTTTTCGACATATAAATAGGTTTGCTCACGTTTAGTACTTCGATAGATCACACAAAACATAGTTTTACTCGGAATTAGACCTGTGGTCACTTGCCTCAATATATGAGTGACTATAACATGCCTTTTAGTCTTCGGAATATCGCCGCACTTCAGCGGGTGATAAACAGCAAATTGAGTAAGGCCAGGATGTCAAATACGCCAATCGAACTTAAGGGCAGTAGCTTCACCTTATCTGTGGTTCATTTGCACGATGCAAATCCCGAGGTTATTCGTCAGGCGTTAGAAGACAAAATCGCCCAGGCTCCCGCCTTTTTACGTCATGCTCCCGTGGTAGTAAATATCAGCAGCATTGAAGATAACGTCGACTGGCGCCCTCTTCATGAAGCGATTGCCGCCACCGGCCTGCGTATTATGGCCGTAAGCGGATGTAAACTTCCTCGGCTGAAAACCGAAATTGACCGCGCCGGGATCCCTTTATTAACCGAAGGGAAAGAAAAAGTGGCTCGTCAGGCCGCGCCTGAACCCGTCACCCCACCGCCAGCTGTTAATCAGATCACAAAAACGCGTTTGATTGATCAGCCTGTACGTTCCGGTCAGCGTATTTATGCGCCACACTGTGATCTAATTGTTACAAACCATGTGAGTGCCGGGGCTGAACTTATCGCCGATGGTAATATCCATGTATATGGCATGCTGCGGGGTCGTGCGCTGGCGGGCGCTGGCGGTGACAGAGACGCCCAAATATTTTGTACTAACCTCTCGGCGGAACTGCTTTCCATCGCGGGGGAATACTGGCTGAGTGATAACATTCCGGCCGAATTTTATGGCAAAGCGGCCCGTCTGCGTTTAGACGACAGCGCTTTGACGATTCAATCGTTGAATTAATCCCTTTTTAACAAGGAATTTCTATGGCACGCATTATTGTTGTGACTTCGGGTAAAGGAGGCGTTGGCAAGACCACCTCCAGCGCGGCCATCGCTACTGGTTTG is a window from the Klebsiella oxytoca genome containing:
- a CDS encoding YcgN family cysteine cluster protein, producing MSEQPFWQQKTLDEMSDAEWESLCDGCGQCCLHKLMDEDTDEIYFTNVACRQLNIKTCQCRNYERRFEYEPDCIKLTRDNLPTFEWLPPTCAYRLLAEGKPLPHWHPLLTGSKVAMHGERISIRHIAVKESTVVDWQDHILNKPDWAQ
- the minC gene encoding septum site-determining protein MinC → MSNTPIELKGSSFTLSVVHLHDANPEVIRQALEDKIAQAPAFLRHAPVVVNISSIEDNVDWRPLHEAIAATGLRIMAVSGCKLPRLKTEIDRAGIPLLTEGKEKVARQAAPEPVTPPPAVNQITKTRLIDQPVRSGQRIYAPHCDLIVTNHVSAGAELIADGNIHVYGMLRGRALAGAGGDRDAQIFCTNLSAELLSIAGEYWLSDNIPAEFYGKAARLRLDDSALTIQSLN
- the dsbB gene encoding disulfide bond formation protein DsbB, with amino-acid sequence MLRYLNQCSRGRGAWLLMALTAFILELVALWFQHVMLLQPCVMCIYERCALFGIMGAGIVGAIAPKSPLRYVAIMIWLYSALRGLQLAWEHTMIQLHPSPFQTCDFAARFPTWLPLDKWLPQVFVASGDCSVRQWEFLTLEMPQWLVGIFAAYLVVGVLVLIAQPFKPKKRDLFGR
- a CDS encoding fumarylacetoacetate hydrolase family protein, which gives rise to MYQHHNWQGALLDYPVSKVVCVGSNYAKHILEMGSATPEEPVLFIKPETALCDIRQPLVLPEGLGSVHHEVELAVLIGGTLRQATEEHVLKAIAGYGVALDLTLRDLQGKMKKAGQPWEKAKGFDNSCPISGFIPAAEFQGDAQNTTLSLKVNGDVRQQGSTADMIHKIVPLIAYMSRFFTLKAGDVVLTGTPEGVGPLSSGDELEVGFNGFSLTTRVL
- the nhaB gene encoding sodium/proton antiporter NhaB; this encodes MEMSYGRALWRNFLGQSPDWYKLTLIVFLIVNPLVFYLHPFIAGWLLVAEFIFTLAMALKCYPLLPGGLLAIEAVFIGMTTPGHIREEVASNLEVLLLLMFMVAGIYFMKQLLLFIFTRLLLGIRSKMLLSLAFCVASAFLSAFLDALTVVAVVISVAVGFYGIYHKVASARPDDDDMLDDSHIDQHYRDVLEQFRGFLRSLMMHAGVGTALGGVMTMVGEPQNLIIAKAVGWHFGEFFLRMLPVTLPVLSCGLITCLLLEKFRLFGYGEPLPPTVRKVLEDFDQRSRQSRSRQDRLRLIAQGIIGVWLIIALALHLAEVGLIGLSVIILATTFSGITDEHAIGKAFTEALPFTALLTVFFAIVAVIIDQHLFAPVIDFVLQASPHAQLSLFYLFNGLLSSISDNVFVGTVYINEVKAALEQGTISLPQFELLAVAINTGTNLPSVATPNGQAAFLFLLTSALAPLIRLSYGRMVWMALPYTIVLTLVGLACVEFTLMPATQWMLDHGWLVTPQLLK
- a CDS encoding YcgL domain-containing protein, which gives rise to MFCVIYRSTKREQTYLYVEKKDDFSRVPDELMYSFGTPKLAMILPLDGRKKLIHADLDKVKQALTDQGYYLQLPPPSENLLKKHLAEQGNKSD